From Brachionichthys hirsutus isolate HB-005 chromosome 7, CSIRO-AGI_Bhir_v1, whole genome shotgun sequence, the proteins below share one genomic window:
- the LOC137895566 gene encoding pleckstrin homology domain-containing family A member 3-like, whose protein sequence is MKGESMEGVLYKWTNYMTGWQPRWFVLEDGVISYYDSEDDVGKGSKGSIKMSVCDIKVHLTDPTRLELIIPGEQHFYVRAVNAAERQRWLVALGSSKAGTLEGLKHAGPDCLKTKMSELRLYCDLLVQQVHTIQHQHTADAEATPPSEISLLSATCATFIRTLEECMALANQSASTDLRPPDRMRRSVSHPGTYGLDRSGVLRECLSGGQRSTRRNRTCSDSFVYDTERVFRGLNSDSSSIPEERGVGVSLKTTPTDTDLPI, encoded by the exons ATGAAAGGCGAAAGCATGGAGGGGGTTCTGTACAAATGGACCAACTACATGACAG GCTGGCAGCCGCGCTGGTTTGTCTTGGAGGACGGCGTCATCTCTTACTACGACAGCGAGGACGATGTCGGCAAAGGGAGCAAAGGATCCATCAAGATGTCCGTGTGTGACATCAAAG tccACCTGACGGACCCGACGCGCCTGGAGCTGATCATCCCCGGCGAGCAGCATTTCTACGTCCGGGCCGTGAACGCTGCCGAGAGACAGCGGTGGCTCGTGGCGTTGGGCTCGTCCAAAGCCGGAACGCTGGAGGGTCTCAAACAcgcag GTCCCGACTGCCTGAAGACCAAGATGTCTGAGCTTCGTCTGTACTGCGACCTCCTCGTGCAACAGGTCCACACGATTCAGCATCAGCACACGGCGGACgcagaggccacgcccccctcaGAG aTTTCTCTCCTCAGTGCGACGTGTGCGACTTTCATCAGGACTCTGGAAGAGTGTATGGCtctggccaatcagagcgcgAGCACTGACCTCAGACCTCCAGATAGG aTGAGGAGGTCTGTCAGCCACCCTGGAACCTACGGCTTGGACAG GTCAGGTGTGCTGAGGGAGTGTTTGagtggaggtcaaaggtcgactCGCAGGAACCGGACTTGTTCAGACAGCTTCGTTTATGACACCGAAC gtgtgttcCGTGGTCTCAACAgtgactcctcctccattcctgaggagagaggagtcGGCGTGAGCCTGAAGACGACGCCCACTGATACAGACCTGCCCATCTGA